In Euphorbia lathyris chromosome 2, ddEupLath1.1, whole genome shotgun sequence, the sequence GTTTGTAAATCGAACAAACtgcaaggtttttttttttactttgccctTGGTGTTAATAGAGAAGTTGTGAAATAAATTTAAGGAGCTCCTATTGTGCTATTTTTGTTGAGATGAGTGATTGAAAAAATGGAAAATGTCTTCAATTGTTGTCaattttttattccattttagTTGACTACattcttattttttatatatgatttatattaatttatatatatatatatatatatatatatatatatataatttttaacaattgagatctatataattattataattgaaTATATATTTAGAATTGAAACCCCTTTAAATCATAGgtcataattaaaatatattttaaagtagATGCTCTCTTAAATCGGAAGCCTTAGGCGACCGGTTTCACTGGAGTCAGCCTGTCCTCTAAAGGTGCAGAaataataagttttttttattattttatgaaaaattgatACAAGACATAATGGACTGATTTAATCAATTTGGAAAAGGGAATTTGATTCTATTAAAGTATTAAAGCACactaaaaaatgttaaaaaaaatagaagtagAATTGAAGTCTTTTTTTTAAGCAAATGAAGTCTATTTTATAATCTATGTATATCAATTTATCATAAAATTAGAACATCTCTAAAAAAcgtaataattttatttttattttgaaacccgtaataattttatttaaacaaataaaataatggtaaaattatatgtaCGGGTTATTGACtgattttataataatgttggGAAAATAATGTAGAATTAGATTATTTTAAAAGATAAAAGAAAGTCAGAGAACTTTTTTATGCAATTAAAGAAAATGTTGAATGGAAAAAAAGAAATGCAGGCCAAAGTTGATGAAGTTGTAGCTGAAAATATGAGAAAAGAAAAGGCTTAAAAGCGGAAATTCTCAACATAGAAGCAACTGCAAGCATCCAATAAAATCCCCTGTCAGATTATGAGTGATGAGCTGAGCTGAGCTGTCTTGTTTAACCATTTTACCAACTAATTTTACCGTTACCCCCAAATTTTTAATTATCTGTCAATTACACATACGTGTTCTACCCCAAGCCAAGTCTTTATTTCCTTTGGTTGGTTGGCTACCATTTATTTGACATTTTTTATTGGACATTTATCACTTTGGTATCTTTTCTTTTGCAAATTCTGATGCTCACCTGACAGGGATATAATGGTCATTTTCCACCAAAATGTTGGATCATGTTACTATTCAGATTTACAAAATTGCATTGGACCCAAACCAACCTACTACAGTAGCATATCAACCCCCACCCCCAAAAGCCTATTTTAAGTTAATAATAAGTAAACATAATCATGTAAAATCAATCTATCTAAACAACATTTTAAGCTCTTCAATCCTAGCTGATCGGACTTCCTCATCAGTGAGGGCACCAGAGATCATCCTCTGCTTCCTCGCCTGAACTTGCTGCAACCGCTCCTCCACCGTGTCCTGTAAAAATCAATGTTCAGACTAACAAATGATTGGGCTAATTTCTctgttttaaaataaataattcatGGACCAAGTATATCTACTTGTAACTCCACATCAACTGGAACCTTTGAAGAATCCTTTGGTCAAAATTTGACAAATTCAATACTTGAATTAATTCTTAATGGAACcttaaaaagaagaaggaaatcTCACCTTGACAATGAATCTTCTAACATTAACTGTTCGCTTCTGTCCTATGCGATGAATTCGCATGATAGCTTGTTCCTCTACTGCTGGGTTCCACCATGGATCCTAAAATATTGAACATTTCAAGATTACCAGACCTTTCCAAATTTTTGTTAGGTATTTTGCACTATAATTTAGAAATTTGTTACCATTAAGAAGACGTTTGAGGCTGCAGTTAGATTCAGGCCAACACCACCAGCTTTCAAGGACATCAGCAAAACCtggttataaataaaataagataAGTTGCCGAGCTAACTCTTTAACCAGAAGCTCAAGCATTTGAGAATTTCTTACCATTTTTTCTTTAGTTTCATTGAACTCCTTCAATACTCTCTCTCTTTGCTTCTGAACTAATTTTCCATCAAACCTTAAGAACCCAATTCCTTTCCTGCTCAATGGAATCTCTAACAAGTCTAGAAATGAAGTCCACTGACTGAAAACAATGCTCTTTTCACCAGAACCTGAACTACGAATTTGTTCCAAGCATTCCAGCAGCGTTGAAACCTTTGAAGACTCCCTCCAGTTATTCACAACATCAACTCGGAATTTATTCTCCGTTGGACATGTAATCAAGTCTGTTTTCTTCAGCAGAGTTCGGCAGATTGGGCATAACCCAGTTGTTGGTGTTCTCCAACTTGAGAGGATACATTCTCTGCACATCTTATGTGCACATGAAGTGAGCACTGGGTCATCTGCATACTCCATACATATGGGACACTCATTATTTTCGCCCCGCCTAATGCCCTCAACAACCTCTTCAACATAAGCCCGGCTAGGACCTCCCTTTCTTGGAATGTCTGAATCAGCATTTGGTTCTAAAAACCTTCTTGCAAGCTTGTCCAAGTCCGTGTACTGTTGTGAATCAGCTCGACTGTTTTAAGATCAATCAGAAATGAATCAAAATGATTGGACCAGAAAggaaatttctttaaattgaaatatttccaaTGATAGTCCTACCTCAAAACAAGATATGGGTGGTTGCAACACTGCCTCAATCGAAGTAATAGCTCAAGTATATTAGCATAGTTGTGAAGAACTTTGCCTTGCGCCACAAACTGGTCAAACTGGACCTGTTTATGTTGCATTACGAATCATAAGTTGCATACAGTGATAGAGACTTTCCTAGAACCGTCATCACAGAGAAATGTGAGGAAGAACAATCAATTACCTTTGATCTTCTAAATAGAGCATCATAGAAATGACGTTCAGCTTCAGTATGCTCACACTCGATGATTTGAATGTCAGTTGGAGGCAGAACAAGTATGGGCCTGAATCACAAGATAAATCATTACAACTCCAGAAATGGATCTTGCTTCAGAATCATAAAGAATCTAAAGGTTAGAGATTTGAGAATCATTACCTTCCTTGTTTATCCATGGTTTCCTTGGTTCTTCTCAACATCAGTGGCCTCAAAATAGCCTTGATCAACCTCAGTCCTCTTGGATCGCCATTTTCATAAGGCCTCTGAATCAATTTCTGCCACCTATAGAAGATGTAAGCTCACATTATCTAGCACTGTTTTAACAATTGCATAGATGAAAAAGTTACGGAACAACATTGCACTTTAACTGAAACTGTAAAATGCCACTGTACTTTCACATTAAACCATAACCAAAAGGTGATTAATATACATAATCATACCATTGCCAGTTGCACCAAGGCTCGACATGCAAGAAGCATAGAAGGCTGTAGAGATCCTCCAAGTTATTCTGCAATAATTGACAACAGAATTCCCTTATTAGCTTGAGAACACATCAGATGGCCCAAGGTGCATACGTGTTGCTTAACTTCAAGAAATAACCACAAGCTGTTGAAATATAAATAGCAATGACCACGAAACAGCTAGCACAAGTTCACAGGAGGAATACTGAGATCATTTAGTAGAGCACTCCACTCCTAGGAAATCATATACAAGATAAACATAAAAGAGGTAATTAAGTAAGCATACCTGAATAGGTGTCCCAGTGAGACACCACCGGCAGTGTGCTGATAGCAAAAAGGTAGCTTTAGCAGCTAATGATTTCCAGTTTTTAATTGTGTGAGCTTCATCTAACACCACCCTATACCAGTCAACCTTGTGAAAAATGCTATTCTCCAAATCCTAAATCACAtatcaaaaatttaaaataatggaCAAGCATACAAAATTGATAAGCTAATCAAAGATCCTGTATCTTACAGATTTATATGCTGCAGACAGGACACCATATGTTGTTAAGACCACATCATATCCTGAGATAACCTTCGGATCCCTTGTTCTTAAACCTCCATAGTGAACAAAAATAGACATGGTTTCTGGTTGTGAATGGGTTTCAAGCTCATCCTGAGATTGTTAAAACACATACTAAGATATCTTAGGAAATGATTGTGGACTTTTACAAttaaatatagaaaaacaaTATAATAGTTCATTAATCAAAGCATCAGGACATAAAAGAGAAATTCACCTTCCATTGCCCTAGCAAAGCCATAGGACACACAATGAGAGTGCCACCCTTTGCTTTAGGCCATGCATTTTCTTGCTTGTTTGTGTTGGGTGGCCTGTAGGTGCTTCCCTTAAAAGGTCTTGAAAGTAATAAAGCAATTGTCATGACAGTCTTTCCGAGGCCCATTGCATCTGCAAGAATCTAAACAACATATCCACTGCTTAGATTATTACATAACCTATAGGCACAAATCGCACAATAATAATGGACATCTCCAAATCCCAGTTCTTATATTGAAATTAATGAGCAATAGAAATACTCACTCCGCCTCTGGCCATTTGTGTTGCAGTTGGAAATTGTGTTGTTGCCTCCCCAGAGAAGTTGTTTAGAAATATTGAGGAAGCCCTTCTGCTTTAAAGAATCTTAGTTAAGCATTATATCATAGATATACTGTAATCAAATATAAGTTGCAGCAGCAATTACATACTCATCACATATACGATAAGCTCCCCAGCATGGATGAAGAGTTTTTGCTGCTTTCTCAACAGCAATTCCTTTCTCTGATTCTGACATCCAATAAAGAGCCTGTTTTTGATATGGCCTTAAGTTGCACATTAGAGTGCTCGGGGGTTCCATCTCCTACAAAatttggatataaaatcataagaTACATTGATGAGCTCGATAACTACCTAGCATataatttcatattttcatTTGTGTGGCACCTCTAAGTTATATGTATCTGCAGCACCAACAAGCTTATTTAGAGATGACTCTGAAATAGCTTGttcatctttttcttgttctggGTACTGCTGGCAACCTTGTCTCCTCTTTGCTATAGGCAACAATGCTGCAGCTTCATCCTGATTGTACTGTTTTGACAATGAAAACACATCTCTCAGCGTGAAATTGTTAATATGCCAACAAAAAGAGCACATATATACACACGCAATAGTTGTCACGAGTCGATTCACGAGTCCCGATTCGTGAAATGAGATTTCGAGTCAcgagtcgaatctcgatttaacaactatggtgGCATTGCACCACCTTCTCAATTTTGAACATCATATCTGCACAAGTGCTATAGCATTGGTGAAAATCTGAAAGATAATGCCATAAAATACTAGTCCGATTATACAATGATATCTTAACTTGTTTGCTGATTTTAGTAGCTGCTATTTCTATTCTAATAGCTATCCCAAACGAAAAACACAATCGTTAGAAAATGCaacattcataaaaaaaaaaaaaaaaaaaaaagctgcaTAGCATCTTTCATAAAATCATAATTCAATAACCACTGGTattatgaacaaaatattccaacactgcaatcaaaatttaaagaaaaggaaaccACCACGTACTTCAAGATTCAGTGATCGCTTTCGTGAGTCAAGCTCCTCGGGCGTGAATTCTGGCTGAAGAAACAAAAAACAGATACAAAGTGAGATATACCGTAATTTTATCATAAgttaaatcctaattagatgTTAACAGAAAtaatagaaagaaaaagcacctcctTATATGGTTTTATTTTCAGCAAGTTGAACAGAGTAAGAAGCGGATAAATAGTAGAACTTGTAAATGAATTAGCTTCTAGCTTCCATATTTGTGACTTCTCCAGCTGAGTGAATACTGAGTTGTGAATGTAAAAACTGCCAAACAGATAAACAATGACTTAACACCACGCAGACAGATGAATATTATATTCCTCTAGCAAGGttgtaaaattaattttaaaaaaaaaaagattctgCAGATTaaagaaatgtaccttatgtACAACACAATCTCATCCATAATGTGAAGGCACGGTGGTGCAACTACACACCGTCCAAGAACTTTTACCTTCCCCGAACTTACAAGTGGAACAACACATTTTCCCCACTCCATAGGAAGTCGGCCAATCTAAAAATTAGATTGACAAATATTTAAGCAAATACAGCTTGAAAGTAAGAATAGCAGAAAGAAACAATCAGTTAGACCTAACCTCTCCAGATCGTTTAGTAGAGAAGCGAACAATCCACTGCGCATTATATTTCATATTGGAACTAGGAAAACTAAAATGAATGATTTCATTATCCACCAATCTCCTCCCTTTACTTGTTGAGAGGCCGGTTACCATTGATCTTCCCACCAAGTACCAATCTGCCTCTTCCGGGAAATCTCCATCTTCTACAACAATGCCATCAACTTTCGTATCCCTAACAGGATCTTTCTTCACATATTTAGGTTTGGACGACTTGCTGAGAGAATTAAAGGGAATCATTGACTTCTCTTCTACTATTAAGTCAGGCTCTTCACGATTTGGCTTAGACTCGAGAGTTCTGCCTTCTGTGTACGCTCGATACTCTTCAAACGAGTCTTTCAGACTCTTCGGAAATGTAGGTGGCTGCTTACTACCTGTTTTCCTTTCTTCACTTTTGAAGACATCAGGTCCTTCTTTCACTGTAATGGCTAATTCTTTAGGCTCTTCCTTCACTTCTTGCACGCCACTAGTCTCAGGTGCTTGATCATTCAGCGATTTCACTTCTACTTGCAAACAAGTATCAGTTATCTCTAATCCTTTCGGCTCCTCTTTCACTTCTTTCACCCCACTGTTCTCTACAGATCTTTGATCATTCTCCGATAATACTTCCCCTAGCACAGACGTAACAGGCTTCTCCGTCGCTGCAGTTTCCTGGGGCTCCTCCTTGACTTTTATCTCTAATTGCTGAGATTTTTCTTCTCTCGCCACCATCTCGTCAACAAGCTGCTGACAATGAACCGGTGACATAACCTTAGTATTCGTCGCCTCCAGGAATTCATCAAATGTCATTCTCGGCGACTCCTTTTTGGCCTCTGGCATCTCTGGACAATCCAAATTCATATCTCCTATCTCGCAACCCCTACACTCAGACTCCACAGCTGGTTCTTCCTTCACCGGTTTTAGGGCAGAATATTCTGGCTCCGCAGACGCTTCCGGTTTGATATCGATGGAGACTCGGAATCCAGTACTTGTAACCGCACGCCTAACAGTGCCATTATCAAGAATACTGTTGCTTGCTTCATCTGGGTCTTTTCTGGACTGATAAAAAGGCTGCTGGTCATCGGAATCAGGCGCATCAGACCCAAACACTGTTCCGGTCTTGTTAATCTTATCTTCTCCTGTGTTTGCAATATCCATTTTTTAGTAAACAAAATAGAATCGCATATATTAATCGGAGAAAGAAGTAAACTATTCTGTGTTTCAATTTTCAAAGGAGAAGCATAGAGGAGGTACTGAGGAGATACAGTCAATTTCGGGAATGGGTTTATAGTGGGAACAGTTTTGGCGCGAAACTGATTTTGGCGCTGTGAAAATTGGCGGTAGTTTGTATTGGGCGGGTAAATATTTTCATTGGCGCCCAACAATCAAGGGTAAGAAGTAAAAAAATGAAGGctgataattttatttttatcttttgtaTAGACAGTCTGTATTTTTAACTAGTTATCATCGGATAATTCTCTACTCTGCCCTTCTCTTCTAACCAAAATTATTTATCAATAATTTAGGTCAACTGCTATATACCGTAAATGTTATACTTTCCATCGTacccttttgacatttatgtcCTCCTCACAATTTCAAACcaaaaactctcaaatcctctctaacttttgaagcttttcataaaacccgacctaaaacgacatgtCGCCAAAGGAAGGAACGGGAAAAGACTTAATGAATCTtccgataagtttttttttaaaaaaaatatgtccgaaatcacgggttccgcctccgaaatCAGAGGCGGAACCCGTTTTTTTTCTAAACAGGACTCCGACGCCGTTGCCACCACGGGCGGAACTGACGAACTATTCGTTCCACCGTGGTGGCAACGGCAtcggtcatgctttctactgtaAGGTGGAAAGCATGGCGCACTCGTTCCACCATCAGGTGGAACGAGTGGCGCACCCGTTCCACCGTAAGATGGAACTGGGTTCCGTGCTCGTTCCATGAGCGGCGCATCCATTTAGGCTTGttccttaaaaaaaatcaaaattttaaaaacgaatgtttaatttaaatttatatcgtaAAGTTACTtcgtgttcgaaatcatggtcttcgAAAATACTCGGGTCCATTTTCATCAAATTCGGgtttttaggcttgggagagaaagagagaaaaaaaattgagtttttgaaaaaaaataaaatgagaagggcataaatgtcaaaagggtgcgatggatgaaaaaaaagttgcggtatatagcaataccctaaTTTATAGGGACAATTATTAAACCTGTCCCTTTTAGgggttagtttacatttcttttttttttttttttaaattccaaAACTAACATATTTTAATAGATAACTTTCAACTTTGCCCTCGTTTTCTTCCTAAACATAACTTTGTGACTTTCCTCATCTCTCTATCTcgcactctctctctctaaagaacaaaacaatttacagaacgactacgaatactacaacaatcaatccaacccacagttcaTACAACAAGATTTCTACAACATGTAAGttttttattggtttttagTTTCATTGAAAAGATTTGTAACTTTGTTCATTCATTGTTAAGATCTAGCCGTTTGTTTCTCTACAACTCAATGTACATtgtttctcttcatttttcatgttttttctggTTGTGCGAACCCCAAAAACAGTGGCATTATTGTCTGAAAATACATTTTGGTTGGAACATCAGTTTCAGATTTTTCCCCAACAATGTCGATATCTGTTGATTTCTGACCACAACATTAAGTTGCCCATAGTCTATATCAGCATCATGGCTCTCATCCTGTTACAACAGCAACCCAAGTAGAAACATATATTAGTAGAGGGAGATAATGTCGATATCGACATTTTGAATTGTCGATATACAAATGATATCGACACATCACAAACGATAGTGTGTCGATATCATAGGGATATCGACACACCACAATCGATAATGTGTCGATATCATGGGGATATCGA encodes:
- the LOC136218661 gene encoding DNA repair protein RAD5B; translated protein: MDIANTGEDKINKTGTVFGSDAPDSDDQQPFYQSRKDPDEASNSILDNGTVRRAVTSTGFRVSIDIKPEASAEPEYSALKPVKEEPAVESECRGCEIGDMNLDCPEMPEAKKESPRMTFDEFLEATNTKVMSPVHCQQLVDEMVAREEKSQQLEIKVKEEPQETAATEKPVTSVLGEVLSENDQRSVENSGVKEVKEEPKGLEITDTCLQVEVKSLNDQAPETSGVQEVKEEPKELAITVKEGPDVFKSEERKTGSKQPPTFPKSLKDSFEEYRAYTEGRTLESKPNREEPDLIVEEKSMIPFNSLSKSSKPKYVKKDPVRDTKVDGIVVEDGDFPEEADWYLVGRSMVTGLSTSKGRRLVDNEIIHFSFPSSNMKYNAQWIVRFSTKRSGEIGRLPMEWGKCVVPLVSSGKVKVLGRCVVAPPCLHIMDEIVLYISFYIHNSVFTQLEKSQIWKLEANSFTSSTIYPLLTLFNLLKIKPYKEPEFTPEELDSRKRSLNLEYNQDEAAALLPIAKRRQGCQQYPEQEKDEQAISESSLNKLVGAADTYNLEEMEPPSTLMCNLRPYQKQALYWMSESEKGIAVEKAAKTLHPCWGAYRICDERASSIFLNNFSGEATTQFPTATQMARGGILADAMGLGKTVMTIALLLSRPFKGSTYRPPNTNKQENAWPKAKGGTLIVCPMALLGQWKDELETHSQPETMSIFVHYGGLRTRDPKVISGYDVVLTTYGVLSAAYKSDLENSIFHKVDWYRVVLDEAHTIKNWKSLAAKATFLLSAHCRWCLTGTPIQNNLEDLYSLLCFLHVEPWCNWQWWQKLIQRPYENGDPRGLRLIKAILRPLMLRRTKETMDKQGRPILVLPPTDIQIIECEHTEAERHFYDALFRRSKVQFDQFVAQGKVLHNYANILELLLRLRQCCNHPYLVLSRADSQQYTDLDKLARRFLEPNADSDIPRKGGPSRAYVEEVVEGIRRGENNECPICMEYADDPVLTSCAHKMCRECILSSWRTPTTGLCPICRTLLKKTDLITCPTENKFRVDVVNNWRESSKVSTLLECLEQIRSSGSGEKSIVFSQWTSFLDLLEIPLSRKGIGFLRFDGKLVQKQRERVLKEFNETKEKMVLLMSLKAGGVGLNLTAASNVFLMDPWWNPAVEEQAIMRIHRIGQKRTVNVRRFIVKDTVEERLQQVQARKQRMISGALTDEEVRSARIEELKMLFR